The DNA region GCTTTTTTGGCACTGGTCTTGTTTCTCATTGGGACTCCCAGGTATAGACACTTCACCCCCAAGGGCAACCCCCTCTCTAGGTGCTGCCAGGTGATGGTTGCTGCAGCAAGAAAATGGAAGGTTCAGAGGATGCCAAATCAAGATGATGATCAGTTTGAATCGGATGTCCCGAAGGAGCGTTCCAAAAATGGGGATAGAAAGATACTACACACCCGAGGATTCAGGTATGTTATTTGCTATTcatcaagaaaattaatgtTCCCTCATAAGTACGCCGTACTCATGTAAATTACTAAAATCTTACCAGATTCTTGGATAGAGCTGCAATTATTACATCCAAGGACTATACAGAGAATCGCATTCACGATCCATGGCGTGTCTGCACAGTAACTCAAGTTGAGGAATTTAAATGCATCCTACGACTCCTCCCTATCTGGCTGTGCACAATTCTTTACTCTGTAGTTTTCACTCAAATGGCATCACTATTCGTCGAGCAAGGTGCTGATATGGAAACTACGATTTCGAAATTCCACATTCCTCCAGCAAGCATGTCTAGTTTCGACATACTCAGTGTTGCGGCTTTCATATTCATCTATAGGAGAGTTCTTGATCCCCTTGTTGCCAGAATAAGAAAGGACCCTAAGGGCCTGACAGAGCTTCAGAGGATGGGGATTGGTCTGGTTATCGCCATAATCGCAATGGTTTCGGCAGGGATTGTAGAGCTATTCAGGTTGAAGTACGCAAGAAAAGACTGTCCAAGTTGCGAAAGTGCGAGTTCTTTGAGCATACTGTGGCAAATTCCTCAATATGTTCTGATAGGAGCATCTGAGGTGTTCATGTATGTTGGGCAATTAGAATTCTTCAACGGGCAAGCACCTGATGGATTGAAGAGCTTTGGCAGTGCTCTTTGCATGACCTCAATATCTCTAGGCAACTATGTGAGTAGCTTGCTAGTAACAGTCGTAATGAAAATATCTACAAGAGATGAGATGCCAGGATGGATCCCAGGAAACCTTAACAAGGGTCATCTAGACAGATTTTACTTCCTCTTGGCAGTTTTGACAACCGCAGATCTTGTTGTGTACATTATCTGTGCTAGATGGTACAAGTACATCATGTTCGAGAGGCAGCAGGAAGAGGATAGTATATTAAGCAATGAAGAGGCAGACCTTAGAGTTTGATCAAATTCTGCCTTGCAGCGGGAATTTAAGAAGGGCAGaagaaatctatatatatatatatattgtgtcaTAAATAAAGTGAAAAGTGGGTGAGGGATTCATGATAGTGAGTAGATAGGAGGAGGGTTTAATTTTCAGCGATGATCCTAGACAAGGGCATTATATTTTTCACTTGTCCAGGTTGAGCTCGAGAAATTGTGGAACTACTAGGCCAGTACCAGTCTGTAAGGCTTCAAAATCTGATTTTCAGAgtcctttaaaaaaaagagaaaaaaaagggctAGCTGGTGTAAATTTCGATCCCAGCAAGCAGTGATATAATCCCTTTGTAAAACCATCTCAGGTGGCATTTTGTGATTTGCgttgtttaatctttttttatttttcaaatccttatatatatatatatatatatatatatatgcacacaCCGTGTGTTCTTCTGACATTCAAGTGAATAAACATGTTCTTTCGTTCCATGTCGGGCTCACAAAACAAGATCGATGATCGTAACTGGCAATATGAGTCCATAAATTGAAATAACAGGAAG from Populus alba chromosome 14, ASM523922v2, whole genome shotgun sequence includes:
- the LOC118045228 gene encoding protein NRT1/ PTR FAMILY 7.2, yielding MACLNIYKEGKLVKKEQEVCTRDGSVDRHGDPAIRGRTGTWFAGILILVNQGLATLAFFGVGVNLVLFLTRVLGQDNADAANNVSKWTGTVYIFSLLGAFLSDSYWGRYKTCAIFQAIFVTGLVLLSLSSYLFLLKPRGCGDEHSPCGSHSTYENVFFYFSIYLVALGNGGYQPNIATFGADQFDEEDPKEGHSKIAFFSYFYLALNLGSLFSNTILGYFEDRGMWALGFWASAGSAFLALVLFLIGTPRYRHFTPKGNPLSRCCQVMVAAARKWKVQRMPNQDDDQFESDVPKERSKNGDRKILHTRGFRFLDRAAIITSKDYTENRIHDPWRVCTVTQVEEFKCILRLLPIWLCTILYSVVFTQMASLFVEQGADMETTISKFHIPPASMSSFDILSVAAFIFIYRRVLDPLVARIRKDPKGLTELQRMGIGLVIAIIAMVSAGIVELFRLKYARKDCPSCESASSLSILWQIPQYVLIGASEVFMYVGQLEFFNGQAPDGLKSFGSALCMTSISLGNYVSSLLVTVVMKISTRDEMPGWIPGNLNKGHLDRFYFLLAVLTTADLVVYIICARWYKYIMFERQQEEDSILSNEEADLRV